ATCGGTAATTTTCTGGCTATCGTCTAATGGCACGTTAAAATCAACACGAACTAATACCTTTTTAGTCGTAAAATTATAATTGTCAATTGTTTTCATAAAATATTATTTTTAGGTTATTTAAAAACAAATTTAGTAAAATGGCTAATTCTGATTTCTATGTTTTGTATTTTTGCTGTAATATCTTTTATACAATGAATACTAATCTGTATACTTCAAGCATTTTTTACTACAATACGGTAACAATTTCTACTGTTTTACAAAAATAAGCATTTGTGTTTATTTTTTTATAGATTATTGATGCTTTATTACCTCCTTGTAAATTTGGAGTGTTTTTTTTGCCATTTCGCTTGTGGAAAAATCCTGTAAAAGCAAAAATGCATTTTCAATCAGATTTTCCTTTAATTGTGGCTCGTTGAGTAACGTTAAAACAGCGCTGGCAAGTTTTTCAGGAGCTTTTACGGGTGCCAGCAATCCGGTAACTCTATCGCGGACAATTTCGGGAATTCCTCCGGCTGCCGTTGCTACCACCGGAACCCGGCAGGCAAATGCATCCAGCAAAGTGGTTCCCAATCCCTCTGTTTCCGATGTAATTAAAAATACATCCAATTCGGGCAGTATTTCGGGAATATTGGATAAAAATCCGGTAAGTATGATGCGGTTTTCCAAACCTTTTTTACAAATATAATTACGAATATTTTCCTTTTCCGGTCCGTCGCCGATGATAAAAAACCGGAAATCAGGATTAATTTGCGAAAGGAGCTCTGCCGTATCCACAAAAGTGTAATAGTCCTTATGTGGGGCAATTGCTGAGACATTACCGATGAGCAAATTTTTTTCAGTAAGTTGGTATTGTTTCCGTAAAATACCATGGCTATTGGCTTTGGCAAAACGTTGCAGGTCAATGCCTGAATAAATGGTTACCAACTTTTTTTTGTTCCGGATGTCCTTTCCAGTGATTTCCCTGATCTTGTCCGACACGCAAAGTATTCTCTTTACTCCAGGATGGTTATATTTAACCTGTGAAAAAACATTTTTCCCGATGGGAAAATCCACCCTGCGGTGAACCACCAACGGAGCCTTGTTCAAAAAAAAGAAAGCCGAAATGACAGCTGCAGTATGGGCATGGCTGTCGTGGGTATGCAGAATAGCTCCGGCATATTTCCGGCAGAGGCAGGTAAGCCGGTAAGCAAGCCAGAGCTTGAAAAAGATGCGGCAGCGAAAAGTCGAAACCGTAATCCCTTTTTCCCGGCAGAATTTTTCCAGCGGAGAATTCAGCGGACAAACCACTACCTGTGGAATACCTAAAACGGCAAATTCTGTGGCAAGATATGCCACCTGCTGCTCACCGCCACGCCAGGTGTCTGGGGTAGAAACATGGATAATGGTCATAGCCTGCTGCTTTTTGTTCCTTTTTGCAAAGAAAAAAGCTTTACATATTTCAAAAAAACAGCAAAAGACGATACACGGGCAATGAGGTAGCCATAGTAGCCGTCGCGAAAACCTTGTTTTACTATATAAATCTTTATAAACCTTGCCAAAGGCTTAAACAGAATTTTACAAATACTGCTTTTAATGCCTTTCTCGTGCATTGCTTTGGCTGCAACAGTAGAAAATTTCTGTACCTGTTGCAGGTGATCGTCAAAAGTATAATAGGAATAATGCAGTAGGTTACCATTAAGGTGAAAAATAGCAGCATCTTTTCTCATTTCAAACCGGTCGTGCGGATTGATACCTGTCCATTTGCCCTTCCGGCTGTCCCATAGCCTGAGTTTGGTATCGGGATACCAGCCACAGTGATATATCCATTTGCCACAATAATTAGTCAGCCGGTACATGGTATAGCCATCGGCTTTCCAGTTGCTTTTTATGTTTTTGATGGATTGTATCAGTTCAGGGCTAAGGGCTTCATCAGCATCCAGCGAAAGAATGTGTGGATATTTAGCCTGTGTATTGGCAAAATTCTTTTGTTCGATATATCCTAAAAAATCTTGTTCCACAAAGCGAATCGCTTTTGCAATACATATTTCCTTTGTTTTATCGGTGGAAAAAGAATCTACTACTACAATGTCGTCGGCTATTTCTTTAACCGAATCAATACATCTGCCGATGTTTTTTTCTTCGTTCAGGGTGATGATGACAACAGAAAGCGGAACCATAAAAAATAAATAATTTCCAAAAATAAGAAGAAATCGGCGAAAAACAATAGATGCTGCTCTTGCTGTATTTAACAAAAAAAACCGCTGTATAGATCAACAGCGGTTTTCCATGGTTTTGGTTGGTTAAATTATTTCAATCCGAAGAAAGAAAGTACATTGGCAGTATTTTTTTCATCCAATTGCAGCACATATCGCTCATCTTCAAAAATATAAAAATCGGTTACCGCTTGCCCGGAAGGTAAAAAACTGTCGTATTTGTAAATTGAAAACCCGTTTCTTACGGCAAGTAATTCCATCCAAACAGTTTTACCTGTGGGCTTGTTGTCCTGCATTTCGGGCATTTTCATGTAAACGTTTCCGTTTTTGCAGTATCCATAAATGTCATCATTGTTGATACTCCTGCGTTCACCATCAGAGGTTACTATGCGGGTGTTGTACATACCCATGTTGAGTTTTGTAGCATACACTATGCCTTTAGAAGTAAGGACATAACTGAATTTGGGTACGCCTGCAAAAGTAGCAAAGCTTACCACAGCGAGAATGGCAAAAAGCATTAATTTTTTCATGGTTTAATCCTCCATTGTTTTTTGGTTTATTTTCATGTTTGGTTGGCTTTATTATGTCATCAATCGTGCCATAAATTATATTTATCTGTTTTACATATACTTAATATATATTTTGCTTATCAACATCCGTATATTTTGCTTATTATGAACAAGTGGTGAACGGAAGTGAACAATCTACCCCAAATAATTTTTATCCACTGGTACATTGCAAACCTTGGAGAATAAAAAAAGCCGCCTGGAAACAGGCGGCTTTTTTAATGAATGACCCCGGGGCAAGCCCCGAGGTATCTTAAAAAAGATCACCAAAAACTAAGCTGTTGAGTATGCAATTGATTGTATTTTTTGCCCTGATTCTCAACATACTTCTTTATAACTTCCGTGTTGCCATATTGACCAACCGTATTCGCATAGTATCCACTTGTCCAGAAACTGCCACCCCACAATGCTTTCTTAACTTCTGGAAATCTGTGAAAAATCTCTCGGGCAGTGATGCTTTTTATGATCCTTATAATCTGTTCTACAGACATCGTCGGTACCCCCTGAACCAAAAAATGAATGTGGTCTTCATCTGTGCCAATCTCAACAAACTCAATTTCAAAACGATCACCAATCTCCAGGCTGATCTCTTTAATCGCCTCACCGATCGGCCCACTTATCACCTTCCGTCTATATTTCACCGGAAAAACCAAATGATACAAAAGAAGTGTTTTGTTATGCCGTTTGTAGATATGTTCATCCATTCAGCAAATTTATGCTTTTCAAGCGTATCGAAAACCTTAGGCTTTCAAACTACCCTCTTTTACCCCGGGGCAAGCCCCGAGGAATTCTTTTGATTAAAGCTAAATAGTTTACTTTTTGCTTTGCAGTGCTTTGTTTTCCTTTACTTTACTTCTCCACATAATGAGATCATAAGCAATTGGCGTAGCGTTAAATACCGAGGAATAAGTTCCGATTACAACTCCCAGCATAAGGGCAAAAGCAAATCCACGGATAACTTCCCCTCCGAAAATGAACATGGCAAGTAATACCATAAAGGTAATACCCGAAGTATTCAGGGTACGGCTAAGGGTATGATTGATGGCATCGTTCATATTCGTATGCAAATCGCGTTTAGGATACATATTGGTATATTCACGGATACGATCGAAAATAATTACTGTATCCATGATAGAGTAACCAATAATCGTAAGGATGGCTGCGATAAAATGTTGGTCAATGTCGAGTGTAAAAGGAAGTATTCCGTAAAAAAGGGAGAATACACTCACAACAATAAATGCATCGTGGAATAATGAAACCACACCTCCAAGTCCCCATTGCCATTTGCGGAAACGGATAGCCACGTATCCGAAAATAATCAACAAAGAGAAGAATACCGCATAGTATGCTTTAACCAGCAAACTGTATGCAATGGTAGGCTCTACTTTTTGCGAGCTGAGTTTACCAAGTACTTTCTTTTCTGAATGCGACATAAAATCCTCGCGGCTGATAGAAGAAGTATAAAAAGGTTTTAACCCTTCAAATAGTTTGGTTTCGACTATGGAGTCAGCCTGTATAGATTGGTTATCTATAAGATAAGATGTAGTAATTTTTACCTGGTCGCTGAGACCGAAAGTTTTTACTTCGGGAGTTGTTCCGAACTTTTTTGTAAGAGCATCACGAACATCATCTGTCCGCACATTTTTATCAAAACGTACCACATAGCTGCGTCCACCGAGAAAATCAATACCGTAACTTAAGCCACGGAAAGAAAGAGATATGACACCGATAACCATTAATGAGAAAGATACGATATAAAATATTTTGCGTAACCCGATAAAGTCAAAATTTACTTTGGTAAGTATATTTTTGGTTATGTTGTTCCATACA
This portion of the Lentimicrobiaceae bacterium genome encodes:
- a CDS encoding glycosyltransferase family 4 protein; this translates as MTIIHVSTPDTWRGGEQQVAYLATEFAVLGIPQVVVCPLNSPLEKFCREKGITVSTFRCRIFFKLWLAYRLTCLCRKYAGAILHTHDSHAHTAAVISAFFFLNKAPLVVHRRVDFPIGKNVFSQVKYNHPGVKRILCVSDKIREITGKDIRNKKKLVTIYSGIDLQRFAKANSHGILRKQYQLTEKNLLIGNVSAIAPHKDYYTFVDTAELLSQINPDFRFFIIGDGPEKENIRNYICKKGLENRIILTGFLSNIPEILPELDVFLITSETEGLGTTLLDAFACRVPVVATAAGGIPEIVRDRVTGLLAPVKAPEKLASAVLTLLNEPQLKENLIENAFLLLQDFSTSEMAKKTLQIYKEVIKHQ
- a CDS encoding glycosyltransferase family 2 protein; this translates as MVPLSVVIITLNEEKNIGRCIDSVKEIADDIVVVDSFSTDKTKEICIAKAIRFVEQDFLGYIEQKNFANTQAKYPHILSLDADEALSPELIQSIKNIKSNWKADGYTMYRLTNYCGKWIYHCGWYPDTKLRLWDSRKGKWTGINPHDRFEMRKDAAIFHLNGNLLHYSYYTFDDHLQQVQKFSTVAAKAMHEKGIKSSICKILFKPLARFIKIYIVKQGFRDGYYGYLIARVSSFAVFLKYVKLFSLQKGTKSSRL
- the tnpA gene encoding IS200/IS605 family transposase — protein: MDEHIYKRHNKTLLLYHLVFPVKYRRKVISGPIGEAIKEISLEIGDRFEIEFVEIGTDEDHIHFLVQGVPTMSVEQIIRIIKSITAREIFHRFPEVKKALWGGSFWTSGYYANTVGQYGNTEVIKKYVENQGKKYNQLHTQQLSFW